Genomic DNA from Anaerolineae bacterium:
TGGCGCTATGGGTTATTTTACCAATCATAACATCATTGACCTGGCCGGGTTAATTAATCCAGAAGTGATCCCATTTCTTCGAGATGAAAGCAGATTAGCAGAGTATCTTGATCAGAACGATGTTGATTATCTGATCTGTTTTCCTCAATGGTACCCTGCCCTGACCAGGGACTTAACCGTCATTCATGTAGCGGATTCGGCGGTCATGCAGGAGTTTGGCGAACCTCCGATGACGATTTTTCGTTGGGGACTTAACAGGTTTATTAGGTGATGGATGAAGGTATTTAATCATGCTATACTATGATTGAATATGGAAAACCTTCCTGTTCAGATCCAAAAGAAAACATCCTTAGTCATCATTGACGATCATCCATTCTTTCGTCAAGGGCTGGAAGATGTTTTACGCCTGGAGGAAGATTTTGAAATTATTGGCATTGCGTCGAGTGGGCAGGAAGGGCTTTCTTTAATCCGCAAGTTGAGACCACAAATTGGGATAACGGATGTCAATTTACCCGACCTGAACGGCTTGATGGTGGTCAGGAATGTAACCCAGGAACATCTCCCGACGCGAATGATCTTGTTGACAGCTTATGATGACCTGTCCCAGAAGGTGTTGGCGTTTCTATCGGGTGCCTGGGGTTATTGTACAAAGGATATTCAACCAATTGATTTCGTTGAACGGATTCGAGCCGTTATTCGAGGCTTTTACATTTTCTCTGATGAAATTCTTAGCCCTGACGAGTTACGCCACTGGTTAGCCTGCCAAACTAATGGGGCAGATCAATGCGACAGTCTTGCTCAAATATCACCCCTTTCACCGCGAGAAATGGAAGTGCTCTCTTTATTGACGCTAGGACAAAGCAACAAAGAAATTGCCCACCAGATGGGTATCAGCCATCAGACAGTAAAGAATCATTTAGCATCATTGTTCCGCAAACTGGGGGTAGATGACCGCACTCAAGCGGTGTTGTACGCCTTACAAAAAGGCTGGATTCGAATGCCAACAGTTGAGAGTGAGGATTATTAGAGATGAATAGCCGCCAACAACCGAATCCCATTGACGCGCTACGTCAATTGCTGCAGGAACTTGCCCGGATCTTAGAAACCATCAAGCAGGAGATTCAAGAAAACGAGCACCTTCTGCTACAAAGCCAGCAGGAAATGGAAAAGCTCAGCAGAAAAAACGCTTCGATAACCGCTGAGTTACAGAAGATTCAATCTCACACGGATGAATTTTCGCGACATGAGTTGCGAATGGGGTATGAAGCAGCTCTGGAAGCTCAGCAACGGCTGTACTTGATGTCTGGAAAAGTAGAGAAAATCCAGAGTCAGATTCAACAATACCATCGCCAGATGAGTTGGTTGGAGAATATTCAAGAGAATCTGCAGAATTTGCTCAACCAGCTTGGCGGATACAGTAAAGGCTTTCATTCTGGAGAGGGGGTGGAAATGATCATTCAAGCCCAGGAAGCCGAACGACAACGTTTGTCTCGTCAGATGCACGACGGGCCTGCCCAGGCGCTCTCTAACTTTATTTTGCAAACCGAGATTGCCATGCGTTTGTTTGAACTCGATCCGGTCAAAGCGAAAGAAGAACTTGAGAGCTTGAAGTTATCTGCCACGCAAGCATTTCAGAAAGTGCGCGATTTTATTTTTGAATTGAGACCGATGATGCTGGATGACCTGGGGTTGGCTCCTACTGTCAGAAGGTATGTGGACGCAATGCGATCTATCCCAGGCACTTCCATTCAGTTTACCCTCACAGGAATGGAGAGGCGATTGGAACCCTACCTGGAAGTCATGGTTTTTCGGGCGATCCAGGAACTGTTGGGAAATGCTGTGCGCCATAGTCAGGCAAGCGAAGTGAGACTGCAAGTGGATTTAGGCGACAATGCCTTGAAAGTGATGATAGACGATAATGGTAAAGGATTTGACCCTGAGATATTGAAAGAGAGAACCAATATGGGGATTAAGGTGATCCGTGATCGAGTGGAGATGATAGGAGGTGAATTTCAACTGGATACCCGTGTGGGAGAAGGAACGCGAATCTCATTTACCATACCTCTGCACGATCGAACCGACCTTACATAATTGCAAGGAAAATTTCATAAATTAGTTATTGCAAAAAATTAAAAGATTCCGTATAATCTTATTAGTACTCAAGCAGAGTACAACTTTGAAAGAAAGGAGGTAAAAAGCGATGTTATTCGCCCCGAAGGAAAAAGGTCAGGGTTTGGTGGAATATGCGTTGATCCTCGTCCTGGTCGCCATTGTGGTCATCGTCATCCTCGCCCTCCTCGGACCCGCCATTGGCAACGTCTTCAGCCAAATTGTCCAAGCAATATAATTTATTGAAGAGGCTTCCATATTTTATTTTTTCTGAAAAACCCTGGTGTCCGACCAGGGTTTTTTTTGGCATCTTAATTGCATTCCACTTGCTTGATGCATCCAAAAGGCTATAGATTTTCTTTTCATTATCGGGTACACTCAAGTTAAGGCGGTGCTTCATGATGATGTATAAACGAGAAATTTGCTGTTTATTAAAAGGCTAACAAAATTGTATAGAATGGGAAACGCAAAAAAGCGGATAGCAATATATAATACAAGCAGTGAAGAACCGCCCGGTTGTACCTGTCAACTATCCTGACCTCTGGAGGCGATCATGAGACGAGGAAGAATTTTCTTTTTGCTTGCCCTGATTGTATTTTTAGGGCTAGTGGCGGTTGTGTTGGTCTTTCTGCGTTTTCGTCCTGCAATCACACCACAACCATCTCCAGCCGTTGAAGCTACACCGGTTATTGATGTTGTCAATGTTCTTGTTACAACCCAAAAGGTACCGCGAGGTAGTGTCATTACCCGAGACGTGGTTAGCCTGATACCGATTCAACGTCAGTTCTTTCTACAGGGAATGTTCTCGGATATCAAAGATGTTGAAGGACGATTGGCCAGGATCGATCTGGAGGCTGGCTTTATTTTATTGGATACAATGCTGGCAGATAGCGCCGAAGAGTTATCCGCTACAGGATCGGATATTGCCCTTTATATCCCGCGCGGCTCTGTCGCGGTGGCGATTCCGATTGATCGGCTAACCAAAGCCAGTTATCCTGTCCAGGCGGGAGACCGTGTGAACGTTGCAGTGGTTCATGCGTTTGTCGATATTGACACCGAATACCAAAGTCGGTTGCCGAATGTGGCCGGTGAAGCGATTGCTCCGGGAACTCGTGAGCCAACTGTGTATCTGACAGCTGGTATATCAGCTCCGGTTGGCGAAGGGACGGGGAACGCAGGGAGAGCAGAAACAATACCCGGTTTGGGGCAGCCGATTATCGTGGTGCCTTCAGAACCGCAACGGCCGCGTCTGGTGGCGCAAGTTGTCCTACAAGATGTCACGGTATTGAGTGTAGGGAATTATTCTGCAACTTTTACGGGACAGGATGCTACCGCACCAACTCAGCAGGAGGGTGAACAACCAGTCCAACCTCCAAATCAGCCGGCGCAACCGGCACCCGCTAAGCCGATCCCGGAATTTGTCAGCTTAATCGTCACTCCGCAGGATGCCTTAATGCTGACGTATCTGATGGCGAATGGGGCTCAGTTTACATTACACCTTAGAGCAGCCGGTGATAACTCCCGTGTTCAAATAGAAGCCGAAACGCTTCAATACTATTTGAATAAGTATAATGTTCCGATACCGGTTAAATTACCCTACGGAATCGAACCGAGAGTGAACTCACCTGATATGCCAGTGATCAGCATCGTACCAACCCCGACGCCCAATCCATAAAATCTTTCTTGATGGTGATCTAGGATGAGCTCTTCTGAAAAGATTCGCGTGGTCATTGTTGACGATATTGCAGAGACGCGGGAGAACATCCGTAAATTGCTTCAATTTGAGAAGGATGTTGAGGTTGTTGGTGCTGCTCGAACTGGTAGGGAAGGCATTGAAGTCACCCGTCAGACAAAACCGGATGTGGTGATCATGGATATCAACATGCCGGATATGGATGGCATCACGGCAACCGAGGCAATCCGGAGGACAAATCCCTTCACGCAGATCGTTATTCTTTCAGTACAGGGCGATCCGAATTACATGCGGCGGGCGATGTTAGCCGGCGCCAGAGATTTCTTGACAAAGCCTCCTACCGTGGATGAATTGAGCGCGGCTGTTAAACGAGCCGGGAAAATGGCGCAAGAGGAACGCGAAAAAATGCCTGCTACAGTGCAAGCGGGAGGTGGCGTTCCAGGCGGTGGAGGTGGGGCGTTTGATGGTAAAATTCTTGTGGTTTATAGTCCGAAAGGTGGGGTTGGTACGACCACTCTGGTCACCAATCTGGCAGTAGCACTGCACAGTTCTGAGACCCCTGTTGTGATTGTGGACGCCAATCTCCAATTTGGGGATGTGGCTGTGTTCCTGAACGAACAAGGCAAGAACAGTGTCGTTGATTTGGCGCCCCGAGTGGATGAGTTAGACGTAGAAGTGGTTGATAGTGTTTTACTTGCCCATAAGCCATCGGGAATAAAAGTATTGGCTGCCCCGTTGCGTCCTGAGTATGCTGAGAGTGTGAGCGGTGAACAGTTTGCCAAAGTCTTACAATTCCTGCGGAAAATGTTTGCTTATATTATCGTGGATACATCTTCTTTCTTGTCAGATGTTGTTTTGTCTTCCATTGACGTCACTGATCTGGTAATTTTATTAACAACCCAGGATATTCCGGCAATCAAAAATGCCAGGGTTGCCCTGGAAGTGTTCGATGTATTGAATCTAAATCGGAAAAAGGTGTTGTTCGTCCTTAATCGATATGACAAACGAATTGGAATTACTCCCGAAAAGATTGGAGAGAGCGTCAAGCAGGAAATTGTTGCTACCATTCCCTTTGACGAGAGAACTGTGATTCCGGCAGTAAACCGAGGGATTCCATTTATGCTGGAAGACAAGACGAAACCTCTGGCAAAGGCTTTTTTATCCTTAGCTGAAGTTGTCCGTCAGCGTATCAGTCAAATCGCCGATTTAGAGATAGAAACCAAAAAAGGGTATAGCGGAGTGTTTGGAAAAGTGGTTCGTTAGGAATTGGAGAGGTTGCAATGTCGCTATTGAAACGAATTGAACAAGGTCAAGCGAATGTTCCTCTAAGTGGAGATCTGGAAGCCAAGAATCGTTTATTAGCGGTACAGGCTCGCCGGGTGACGCCGACCGTTGCTCCCCAAAGAGACACGTATCTGGACTTGAAAACAAGAGTCCAGAACCGCTTGTTAGCCGAATTAGATCCCGGGATGGATATTACTCGCGTAGGCGAGGTACGGCAAACCATCCAGGAGCTATTTGATCAGGTGCTGGGTGAAGAAAACATCGTTCTCTCTCGACCTGAGCGACATCGCCTTTTTGAGCAAATTGTGGCTGAAATCCTTGGCTTTGGTCCGCTTCAGCCTTTGCTTGAAGATGAAACTATTACTGAAATCATGGTTAATGGGGCTAAAAATATCTATATCGAACGCAATGGCAAGATTCAACGCGTACCCATGACCTTTGAGAGTGATGAGCACGTGATGCGGATTATTGATCGAATCGTTGCTCCCCTTGGGCGGCGAATCGATGAGTCTAGCCCGTATGTTGATGCTCGTTTGCCAGATGGATCGCGCGTAAATGCAGTGATTCCTCCGATTTCGCTGGTGGGACCCACCATCACAATCCGAAAATTTTTCAAGAATCCCTTGACCATTGAACAATTAATACAATATGGGTCAATCACGCCAGAAGCTTTGCAGTTTCTTAAGGCGTGCGTGGAAGCGAGATTAAACATCGTCATTTCTGGGGGTACGGGTTCAGGAAAAACTACTCTTCTAAATGTGCTATCGCAATTTATTCCCAATGACGAGCGAATTATTACGATCGAAAATGCAGCCGAATTGCAACTCCGTCAGGAGCATGTAGTTACTTTAGAATCAAGGCCTCCAAATATCGAAGGAAAAGGCGAAGTGACTATCCGCCAGTTAGTTATCAATGCATTGCGGATGCGACCAGATCGAATCATAGTGGGTGAGATTCGCGATGAGGCGGCGTTGGACATGTTACAAGCCATGAATACCGGACATGATGGTTCAATGACGACTGCGCACTCGAACTCGCCGCGAGATACCCTGGCGCGAATTGAAACTATGGCACTTATGGCCGGGATGGATTTGCCGGTTCGAGCGATTCGTGAACAAGTAGCATCTGCAATTGATCTTATTATTCATCAAGAAAGGATGCGAGACGGCTCTCGTAAAGTTGTCAATATCACTGAAGTGAGCGGCATGGAAGGGGATGTGATTACCTTGACGGATATTTTCGTCTTTGAACAAAGTGGTTATGAGAATGGCAGAATCGTTGGTCGGTTGCGAGCAACAGGACTAAGACCGAAATTTATGGATAAGATTGAGGCGGCGGGGATTCATCTGCCGGCTTCGATTTTTGGTCTTGGAGATCGAAGACGTTACTAAGGCAGGGTTTGTTATGGATCCGCTTATCTTAATTTTACTTGTTGGTGGAGGTATCGTAGTCATCTTAGTTGTGATGGGCTTTGTTGTTACTCTGACCAGCGAACAAAGTCTCGTTGAAGAGCGGTTGGGGCGATATATTATTGATCGGGAAGAGAAGAAAATCAGGAGGGAGGAAAAAGCTACCCCGATTGGCGATTGGGTCAACCAACGCATGGCTAAATCAAAATGGGGCTCTGGCATCGCTCGAGATTTAGCCCGAGCAGATATCAAAATGAAACCGGGGGAATACATTGCCCTGGTAATCATTATGATTCTTTTTACCGGCAGCCTCGCTTATTTTTTTGGGGGGCGCAATGTTGTGTTCACTCTGTTAGGAGCCTTTGCAGGCTATTGGTTGCCACGCTTTTACGTACGGCGTTTGCAAAACCAGAGATTGAACAACTTCAATAATCAATTGGCTGATATGCTTAACTTGATGGTGAATGGGCTAAGAGCCGGGTATTCGACGATGCAAGCAATGGAGGCGGTGAGTAAAGAAATGCCACCTCCGATTTCTGATGAATTTCGTCGAGTAGTGCAGGAGATGCAAATTGGTATCCCTATGGAACCCGCTTTAGAAAACCTTTATAGAAGAGTGCCGAGTGATGACTTGGACTTGATCATAGCAGCTATCAATGTTCAGCGAGAAGTAGGTGGAAATCTGGCTGAAATCTTAGATACTATCTCTTATACCATTCGTGAACGAGTGCGGATTAAGGGTGAGATTAGAGTGCTGACTTCGCAAGTGGTATATTCGGGGCGGTTTCTTGCACTAATGCCTTTCT
This window encodes:
- a CDS encoding Two component sensor histidine kinase encodes the protein MNSRQQPNPIDALRQLLQELARILETIKQEIQENEHLLLQSQQEMEKLSRKNASITAELQKIQSHTDEFSRHELRMGYEAALEAQQRLYLMSGKVEKIQSQIQQYHRQMSWLENIQENLQNLLNQLGGYSKGFHSGEGVEMIIQAQEAERQRLSRQMHDGPAQALSNFILQTEIAMRLFELDPVKAKEELESLKLSATQAFQKVRDFIFELRPMMLDDLGLAPTVRRYVDAMRSIPGTSIQFTLTGMERRLEPYLEVMVFRAIQELLGNAVRHSQASEVRLQVDLGDNALKVMIDDNGKGFDPEILKERTNMGIKVIRDRVEMIGGEFQLDTRVGEGTRISFTIPLHDRTDLT
- a CDS encoding Flp pilus assembly protein TadB, yielding MDPLILILLVGGGIVVILVVMGFVVTLTSEQSLVEERLGRYIIDREEKKIRREEKATPIGDWVNQRMAKSKWGSGIARDLARADIKMKPGEYIALVIIMILFTGSLAYFFGGRNVVFTLLGAFAGYWLPRFYVRRLQNQRLNNFNNQLADMLNLMVNGLRAGYSTMQAMEAVSKEMPPPISDEFRRVVQEMQIGIPMEPALENLYRRVPSDDLDLIIAAINVQREVGGNLAEILDTISYTIRERVRIKGEIRVLTSQVVYSGRFLALMPFFIAIILWLVNRPYMMEFFNPDTRIFGITMLVIGALMIATGYYVMMRIANIEV
- a CDS encoding two component transcriptional regulator, LuxR family gives rise to the protein MENLPVQIQKKTSLVIIDDHPFFRQGLEDVLRLEEDFEIIGIASSGQEGLSLIRKLRPQIGITDVNLPDLNGLMVVRNVTQEHLPTRMILLTAYDDLSQKVLAFLSGAWGYCTKDIQPIDFVERIRAVIRGFYIFSDEILSPDELRHWLACQTNGADQCDSLAQISPLSPREMEVLSLLTLGQSNKEIAHQMGISHQTVKNHLASLFRKLGVDDRTQAVLYALQKGWIRMPTVESEDY
- a CDS encoding Type II/IV secretion system ATPase TadZ/CpaE, associated with Flp pilus assembly — encoded protein: MSSSEKIRVVIVDDIAETRENIRKLLQFEKDVEVVGAARTGREGIEVTRQTKPDVVIMDINMPDMDGITATEAIRRTNPFTQIVILSVQGDPNYMRRAMLAGARDFLTKPPTVDELSAAVKRAGKMAQEEREKMPATVQAGGGVPGGGGGAFDGKILVVYSPKGGVGTTTLVTNLAVALHSSETPVVIVDANLQFGDVAVFLNEQGKNSVVDLAPRVDELDVEVVDSVLLAHKPSGIKVLAAPLRPEYAESVSGEQFAKVLQFLRKMFAYIIVDTSSFLSDVVLSSIDVTDLVILLTTQDIPAIKNARVALEVFDVLNLNRKKVLFVLNRYDKRIGITPEKIGESVKQEIVATIPFDERTVIPAVNRGIPFMLEDKTKPLAKAFLSLAEVVRQRISQIADLEIETKKGYSGVFGKVVR
- a CDS encoding Type II/IV secretion system ATP hydrolase TadA/VirB11/CpaF, TadA subfamily, producing MSLLKRIEQGQANVPLSGDLEAKNRLLAVQARRVTPTVAPQRDTYLDLKTRVQNRLLAELDPGMDITRVGEVRQTIQELFDQVLGEENIVLSRPERHRLFEQIVAEILGFGPLQPLLEDETITEIMVNGAKNIYIERNGKIQRVPMTFESDEHVMRIIDRIVAPLGRRIDESSPYVDARLPDGSRVNAVIPPISLVGPTITIRKFFKNPLTIEQLIQYGSITPEALQFLKACVEARLNIVISGGTGSGKTTLLNVLSQFIPNDERIITIENAAELQLRQEHVVTLESRPPNIEGKGEVTIRQLVINALRMRPDRIIVGEIRDEAALDMLQAMNTGHDGSMTTAHSNSPRDTLARIETMALMAGMDLPVRAIREQVASAIDLIIHQERMRDGSRKVVNITEVSGMEGDVITLTDIFVFEQSGYENGRIVGRLRATGLRPKFMDKIEAAGIHLPASIFGLGDRRRY